Proteins encoded together in one Polypterus senegalus isolate Bchr_013 chromosome 16, ASM1683550v1, whole genome shotgun sequence window:
- the b3gnt2b gene encoding N-acetyllactosaminide beta-1,3-N-acetylglucosaminyltransferase 2, whose protein sequence is MNSGRRKVKIVGIMMMVNLFIYIMVEVSRSNGGHGKNSHNTVIVTEKRFWKKQVPSEAYWNRQQEIMDYLYNPILGTLNSTILEEIKNANISLSSLNSCEPDLHVKTQVKDYNFLPNRFKDFLLYMKCRTYSLVVNQPTKCKNSPFLLLAIKSLSPHFDRRQAIRESWGKTQKIGNYTVVTVFLLGNATAVDFFPNLSEMLEHESKMYNDILLWDYRDSFFNLTIKEVLFLEWFYQYCPNAQFIFKGDDDVFVNTHRIVEYLKGLQKPKAKDLFVGDVITNAGPHRNKKLKYFIPESMFVGSYPSYAGGGGFLYSGDLALRLYNISQQVLLFPIDDVYTGMCLKKLGLTPEKHKGFRTFDIEEKYRSNPCAYRSLILVHSRTPQEMIQIWSWLKDSEVNCQ, encoded by the coding sequence ATGAATTCTGGCAGGAGGAAAGTGAAAATCGTGGGAATCATGATGAtggtgaatttattcatttacatCATGGTGGAGGTTTCCCGCAGCAATGGTGGCCATGGCAAAAATTCCCATAATACAGTGATCGTGACAGAAAAACGATTTTGGAAGAAACAGGTTCCAAGTGAAGCTTATTGGAACAGACAGCAAGaaataatggattatttatataATCCCATCCTAGGCACACTGAACAGCACGATCTTGGAGGAAATTAAAAATGCTAACATAAGCCTTTCGAGTTTAAATTCTTGTGAGCCTGACCTTCATGTGAAAACTCAAGTGAAGGATTATAACTTTCTGCCTAATCGATTCAAAGACTTTCTCCTCTACATGAAATGTAGGACGTACTCCCTGGTTGTCAATCAGCctacaaaatgcaaaaacagcCCCTTTCTTTTGCTGGCCATTAAATCACTTTCTCCACACTTTGATAGAAGACAAGCAATACGAGAGTCTTGGGGGAAGACTCAAAAAATAGGCAACTACACGGTAGTTACTGTCTTTTTGCTAGGGAATGCAACAGCTGTCGATTTCTTTCCAAACCTCAGTGAGATGCTGGAGCATGAGAGCAAAATGTACAATGACATCCTGCTTTGGGACTATAGAGATTCGTTTTTCAATCTTACAATTAAAGAGGTGCTGTTCCTGGAGTGGTTTTATCAGTACTGTCCCAACGCACAGTTCATCTTTAAAGGTGATGACGATGTTTTTGTGAACACCCACAGGATCGTGGAGTACTTGAAGGGTTTACAGAAGCCAAAAGCCAAAGATCTGTTTGTTGGGGATGTTATCACAAATGCAGGGCCACATCGCAATAAAAAACTGAAGTATTTTATTCCTGAGAGCATGTTTGTGGGATCCTACCCATCTTATGCAGGTGGTGGAGGGTTTTTGTATTCTGGAGACTTAGCTTTGCGACTCTACAATATTTCTCAGCAAGTATTACTTTTTCCTATTGATGATGTCTATACAGGCATGTGCCTGAAAAAGCTGGGCCTCACTCCCGAAAAGCACAAAGGATTCAGAACCTTTGACATTGAAGAGAAATACAGAAGCAATCCTTGTGCTTACAGAAGCCTCATACTTGTGCATAGCAGAACACCTCAGGAGATGATTCAGATTTGGTCATGGCTGAAGGATTCAGAAGTAAATTGCCAGTAA